The proteins below come from a single Corynebacterium glyciniphilum AJ 3170 genomic window:
- the murD gene encoding UDP-N-acetylmuramoyl-L-alanine--D-glutamate ligase, which produces MVNQVVEAMRGGNVLVAGAGVAGAGVARMLGDLECALTIADDNIVAAGTLGTETGARSVTVAEALAQLGDGCIDLVITSPGWRPDGPVPAAAAEAGVAVIGDVEAAWLADRAALFGEPRTWLAVTGTNGKTTTTAMLDAILQADGRRSRPVGNIGTPPGEALLADPRIDVLAAEVSSFQLHWAPEFGPDAGCVLNLAEDHLDWHGSFENYAADKMRVLTGAVAVIAVDDPVVTSGAQAAPGDHRAFTTGDPGAVPSDLSVSVVTGVRDGRIVELDSATGRLTDLASAEGISPPGPAGVADAAAAAALARSIGVSAEAVAAALADFRVQAHRGQVVAETDGVRWVDNSKATNPHAASAALRGLDRVVWVAGGQLKGAAVDDLVAEVAPGLRGAVVLGVDRQILADALAAVAPDLPVTVVDDTDPVGAMTVAVAAARSIAGVGDSVVLAPAAASLDMYEGMSQRGDLFAELAGRTAGKDSGR; this is translated from the coding sequence ATGGTGAACCAGGTCGTCGAAGCGATGCGAGGCGGTAACGTCCTCGTCGCAGGCGCCGGCGTGGCCGGCGCAGGGGTGGCCCGTATGCTGGGCGACCTGGAGTGTGCGCTGACCATCGCTGATGACAACATCGTCGCCGCGGGGACGCTGGGCACGGAGACCGGTGCCCGCTCCGTGACTGTTGCTGAAGCGCTGGCACAGCTGGGGGACGGGTGTATCGATCTTGTCATCACCTCGCCGGGGTGGCGCCCGGACGGTCCGGTCCCGGCCGCCGCCGCAGAGGCAGGGGTGGCCGTGATCGGCGATGTCGAAGCAGCCTGGTTGGCGGACAGGGCTGCACTGTTCGGTGAACCAAGAACCTGGCTGGCGGTCACCGGAACCAACGGTAAGACCACGACGACGGCCATGCTTGACGCGATCCTGCAGGCGGACGGCCGTCGCTCCCGGCCGGTAGGCAACATCGGAACGCCACCGGGTGAGGCATTGCTTGCCGATCCGAGGATCGATGTCCTGGCTGCCGAAGTGTCGAGTTTCCAGCTCCACTGGGCCCCGGAGTTCGGACCGGACGCCGGATGTGTGCTCAACCTCGCCGAGGACCACCTCGACTGGCACGGATCGTTCGAGAACTATGCCGCTGACAAGATGCGTGTTCTCACCGGTGCGGTTGCCGTGATCGCCGTTGATGACCCGGTCGTCACGTCGGGCGCGCAGGCGGCCCCCGGTGACCATCGGGCCTTCACCACGGGCGATCCCGGTGCCGTGCCGTCAGACCTGTCCGTGAGCGTGGTCACCGGAGTGCGCGACGGCCGGATCGTCGAGCTCGACTCGGCCACCGGACGGCTCACAGACCTCGCCAGTGCCGAGGGCATCTCCCCGCCTGGTCCGGCCGGTGTTGCTGACGCCGCTGCCGCGGCGGCGCTGGCGCGCAGCATCGGTGTATCCGCAGAGGCGGTCGCTGCGGCCTTGGCAGATTTCCGCGTCCAGGCCCACCGCGGCCAGGTCGTGGCCGAGACCGACGGTGTGCGGTGGGTGGACAATTCCAAGGCGACCAATCCCCACGCCGCATCGGCCGCACTGCGCGGCCTCGACCGTGTCGTCTGGGTGGCCGGGGGTCAACTCAAGGGCGCGGCCGTCGACGACCTTGTCGCCGAGGTCGCGCCCGGGCTCCGCGGAGCCGTAGTGTTGGGTGTCGACCGGCAGATCCTCGCAGACGCGTTGGCTGCAGTGGCGCCGGATCTCCCGGTGACCGTTGTCGACGACACTGACCCGGTCGGCGCGATGACCGTGGCCGTTGCGGCGGCACGGTCGATCGCCGGCGTCGGCGACAGCGTCGTCCTCGCCCCGGCGGCGGCGTCACTGGACATGTACGAGGGCATGTCGCAGCGAGGCGACCTCTTCGCGGAGCTGGCGGGACGCACGGCGGGAAAGGATAGTGGCCGATGA
- a CDS encoding peptidoglycan glycosyltransferase FtsW: protein MTVKNDSGRTESPWRGLGEKFRRVLNTPQFNYKVLMSVTVILVVIGLTMVLSSSMVTSIDSDTGVFGEFMKQAVVVAAGLVGMWFFLRVTPSTVRNLSVIFLGISVVLLILVLIPGIGVGGTEVGSNSWIRFAGVGIQPSEVAKFSLAVWGAAVVAARSRVSSSARFVLNPFLIVAAVILGLVLLQDDLGMMLSLAAVVAAMLFFAGVSTTALMSVLAVAGVAGVIFSLQHAFRSARFSSWTETFTLSFDEATSRGATFQSRQGILSLSDGGLLGQGLGQSRAKWLYLPEAANDFVFAIIGEELGLLGAGLVVILFGVLAWFGIRTAMAQNDPFLRLLAAALTMGITVQAFYNMGYVVGLFPMTGVQLPLISAGGSSAVVTLASLGLLANIARHEPATVSSMQHEGRPLIDRILFLPEPEPYKPGQERRERVREQPKRYGEPVTRRRQPPPGEPVRPGTSRHRGAREPLPEPRHRTSQQHNRRRR, encoded by the coding sequence ATGACGGTGAAGAACGATTCCGGACGCACCGAGTCGCCGTGGCGCGGACTCGGCGAAAAGTTCCGTCGTGTGCTGAACACGCCGCAGTTCAACTACAAGGTCCTCATGAGTGTGACCGTGATCCTCGTCGTGATCGGACTGACGATGGTTCTCTCGTCGTCGATGGTGACGTCCATCGACAGCGACACCGGTGTCTTCGGCGAGTTCATGAAGCAGGCCGTCGTCGTGGCCGCTGGCCTCGTCGGTATGTGGTTTTTCCTGCGGGTGACGCCGTCCACCGTGCGTAACCTCTCGGTGATTTTCCTGGGGATCTCGGTGGTGCTGTTGATTCTGGTGCTGATCCCCGGGATCGGCGTCGGTGGAACCGAGGTCGGTTCGAACTCCTGGATCCGTTTTGCCGGCGTCGGTATCCAGCCGTCGGAGGTGGCGAAGTTCTCGCTGGCGGTCTGGGGTGCGGCCGTCGTGGCAGCCCGGTCCAGGGTGAGCAGTTCAGCACGTTTTGTCCTGAACCCGTTCCTCATCGTCGCAGCGGTGATTCTGGGCCTGGTGCTCCTGCAGGATGACCTGGGCATGATGCTGTCACTGGCTGCCGTGGTCGCTGCGATGCTGTTCTTCGCCGGTGTCAGCACGACCGCACTGATGTCGGTGCTCGCTGTTGCCGGCGTGGCAGGCGTGATCTTCAGCCTCCAGCACGCGTTCCGTAGCGCGCGGTTCAGTTCCTGGACTGAGACGTTCACCCTGAGCTTCGACGAGGCGACGTCCCGTGGCGCGACGTTCCAGTCGCGGCAGGGGATCCTCTCGCTGTCTGACGGTGGACTGCTCGGCCAGGGGCTGGGGCAGTCGCGCGCGAAGTGGCTCTATCTCCCTGAGGCAGCCAACGACTTCGTCTTCGCCATCATCGGCGAGGAACTCGGACTGCTCGGTGCGGGACTTGTCGTCATTCTGTTCGGGGTGCTGGCATGGTTCGGCATCCGCACCGCGATGGCACAGAATGACCCCTTCCTGCGACTCCTGGCTGCGGCACTGACGATGGGCATCACCGTCCAGGCGTTCTACAACATGGGTTATGTCGTGGGACTGTTCCCGATGACCGGTGTGCAGCTCCCGCTGATTTCAGCAGGCGGTTCTTCTGCGGTGGTCACGCTCGCGTCTCTTGGGTTGCTGGCGAACATCGCCCGGCATGAACCTGCCACGGTATCGTCGATGCAGCATGAAGGACGGCCGCTGATCGACCGCATTCTGTTCCTGCCGGAGCCGGAACCCTACAAGCCCGGGCAGGAGCGTCGTGAGCGCGTCCGTGAACAACCGAAGCGGTACGGTGAACCGGTGACCCGGCGACGGCAGCCGCCGCCGGGAGAGCCGGTCCGGCCCGGCACCTCACGTCACCGTGGGGCCCGGGAACCGTTGCCGGAACCCCGTCACCGCACCAGTCAGCAGCACAACCGCAGGAGGCGTTAA
- the mraZ gene encoding division/cell wall cluster transcriptional repressor MraZ, which yields MFFGTFTPKLDDKGRLTLPAKFREQLADGLVVVNGQDHSLAVHTKAEFQVRAAKAAAASRANPQARAYVRNLAASADEQELDKQGRITLSAGHRSYAGLNKDCVVIGSVDFIEIWDAAAWEAYLEEHESTFADGDDDSLAGIL from the coding sequence ATGTTCTTCGGCACCTTCACCCCGAAGCTCGACGACAAAGGTCGGTTGACCTTGCCTGCCAAGTTCCGCGAGCAGTTGGCGGACGGGCTGGTCGTCGTCAACGGTCAGGACCACAGCCTCGCTGTCCACACCAAAGCGGAGTTCCAGGTGCGTGCCGCGAAAGCAGCGGCAGCGTCACGGGCGAACCCGCAGGCGAGGGCATATGTCAGGAATCTGGCGGCGAGTGCCGATGAACAGGAGCTCGACAAGCAGGGGAGGATCACCCTCTCTGCCGGGCACCGGAGTTACGCGGGCCTCAACAAGGACTGCGTCGTCATCGGCTCGGTCGACTTCATCGAGATCTGGGACGCTGCCGCCTGGGAGGCCTACCTGGAGGAGCACGAGTCCACTTTCGCCGACGGTGATGACGACTCGCTCGCCGGGATCCTCTGA
- the rsmH gene encoding 16S rRNA (cytosine(1402)-N(4))-methyltransferase RsmH, translated as MTVADDDKNARVSGEHGHVPVMRDRMVELVGEGVTSSEALDIPVIVDGTLGAGGHTEVFLDSFPRAVVVGLDRDPAALTQAQERLARFGDRFLAHRTRFDGLGEALDTLVDEGKLPESVREVGVSGYLFDLGVSSMQLDQADRGFAYAQDAPLDMRMDPDLPTTAADILNNYAHGDLARILKSYGDERFAGKIASAVLRERESEPFTTSGRLVELLYRTIPAASRRTGGHPAKRTFQALRVEVNAELDSLAAVIPEATARLHVGGVAVFMSYQSLEDRIVKKALTDLTVDHTPAGLPVALPEYAPDFELVTRGSEKASEAEIEQNPRAAPVRVRAVRRIQQTHRDAQRGTR; from the coding sequence ATGACCGTCGCCGATGACGACAAGAACGCACGCGTCTCTGGCGAGCACGGGCATGTCCCGGTCATGCGCGACCGCATGGTGGAGCTCGTCGGTGAGGGGGTGACCTCGTCCGAAGCGCTGGACATCCCTGTCATCGTCGACGGGACGCTGGGGGCGGGAGGACACACCGAGGTTTTTCTCGACAGCTTCCCCCGGGCAGTGGTCGTCGGCCTCGATCGTGATCCTGCCGCGCTCACGCAGGCACAGGAGCGTCTGGCGCGTTTCGGTGACCGGTTCCTCGCTCACCGCACCAGGTTCGACGGTCTCGGGGAGGCGCTGGACACGCTGGTGGATGAAGGAAAACTTCCGGAGTCGGTCCGGGAGGTCGGTGTCTCGGGATATCTCTTCGACCTCGGAGTGTCGTCGATGCAGTTGGATCAGGCGGACCGTGGTTTTGCTTATGCCCAGGACGCACCGTTGGACATGCGGATGGACCCGGACCTGCCCACCACTGCGGCGGACATCCTCAACAACTACGCACACGGGGACCTGGCCCGGATCCTCAAGTCCTACGGGGATGAACGTTTCGCGGGGAAGATCGCCTCGGCCGTCCTCCGGGAACGGGAGTCGGAGCCGTTCACGACCTCCGGACGCCTGGTTGAACTGCTCTACCGCACGATTCCGGCAGCCTCCCGGCGCACCGGGGGACATCCCGCCAAGCGCACATTCCAGGCCCTTCGCGTGGAAGTGAACGCCGAGTTGGATTCTCTGGCTGCCGTCATTCCCGAGGCAACGGCACGTCTCCATGTCGGAGGCGTCGCGGTTTTCATGAGTTACCAGTCCCTGGAGGACCGCATCGTCAAGAAGGCTCTCACTGACCTGACGGTGGACCACACGCCGGCGGGACTACCGGTCGCGCTGCCCGAGTACGCCCCAGATTTCGAGCTTGTCACCCGAGGCTCGGAGAAAGCCTCCGAGGCGGAGATCGAGCAGAACCCGCGGGCGGCGCCCGTCCGGGTCAGGGCAGTCCGACGCATTCAGCAGACACACCGAGACGCACAGCGAGGAACCAGATGA
- a CDS encoding UDP-N-acetylmuramoyl-tripeptide--D-alanyl-D-alanine ligase: protein MIEMTSGTIAEVTGGHLVDGATAETVVTGPVEFDSRRITPGSVFMALPGERVDGHDFVPGALRDGAALAMVGRPVGQPSLLCEATEDSVDPVAGSAQRNAAYLENDPEGVGERVLTAVGRLARYNTDTLVAEEGLTVVGVTGSAGKTSTKDLLGAVLTRAGETVAPPGSFNNEIGHPYTALKAGRSTRFLVAEMSARGQGHIAHLARIAPPRIGVVLNVGTAHLGEFGSREAIARAKGELVESLPSAVDGGLAVLNADDDHVSAMRTRTDARIIRFSMSEQGRAAADYYASDITLDEVARASFTMHHPYGDPVQVTLGVFGAHQVSNALAAAVVGMECGLDAATVAGALNSHVAASANRMDVRTRADGVTVINDTYNANPDSMRAGIDALAYTAAGRSDVQSWAVLGQMAELGDGARDEHAHLGEVLAQRRIGNAVIVGNGVNQSALAEAAEANGVSVRQVENADAAVNVLDLNVEPNDVVLVKASYADGLWSVAEGLFVGEEESR from the coding sequence ATGATTGAGATGACAAGCGGCACCATCGCCGAGGTCACCGGAGGACACCTGGTCGACGGTGCCACGGCAGAGACTGTCGTGACCGGGCCCGTCGAGTTCGATTCACGACGGATCACCCCGGGCAGCGTCTTCATGGCGCTGCCCGGTGAGCGCGTTGACGGACATGACTTCGTCCCGGGAGCACTGCGTGACGGGGCGGCACTGGCCATGGTCGGACGTCCCGTCGGGCAGCCCTCGTTGCTCTGTGAGGCGACCGAGGACTCCGTCGATCCGGTCGCGGGTTCAGCCCAGCGCAATGCGGCCTACCTCGAGAACGACCCGGAGGGTGTGGGCGAACGTGTGCTCACCGCGGTCGGACGTCTCGCCCGCTACAACACCGACACCCTGGTCGCTGAGGAAGGGCTCACCGTCGTGGGTGTGACAGGCTCAGCGGGAAAGACCTCGACCAAGGACCTCCTCGGAGCCGTCCTCACCCGTGCAGGCGAGACCGTCGCACCTCCCGGAAGCTTCAACAACGAGATCGGACACCCGTATACCGCACTGAAGGCAGGGCGCAGCACCAGGTTCCTCGTCGCCGAGATGTCGGCCCGGGGCCAGGGGCACATCGCGCACCTCGCACGGATCGCACCGCCCCGGATCGGTGTCGTCCTGAACGTCGGCACGGCACACCTGGGCGAGTTCGGTTCCCGGGAGGCGATCGCGCGGGCGAAGGGTGAACTCGTGGAATCACTCCCGTCCGCCGTGGACGGCGGGCTGGCCGTACTCAACGCCGACGACGACCACGTCTCGGCGATGCGGACACGGACCGATGCGAGGATCATCCGTTTCTCGATGTCGGAGCAGGGGCGCGCCGCGGCCGACTACTACGCCTCGGACATCACCTTGGACGAGGTCGCCCGCGCCTCGTTCACGATGCACCATCCCTACGGGGATCCGGTACAGGTCACGCTCGGTGTGTTCGGCGCACACCAGGTCTCCAACGCCCTCGCCGCCGCCGTCGTCGGGATGGAATGCGGTCTGGACGCCGCCACCGTCGCCGGAGCTCTGAACAGTCATGTCGCCGCCAGCGCGAACCGCATGGACGTGCGGACCCGGGCGGACGGGGTGACCGTCATCAACGACACCTACAACGCGAACCCGGATTCGATGCGTGCCGGGATCGATGCCCTGGCCTACACCGCAGCAGGTCGCTCTGACGTGCAGAGCTGGGCTGTGCTGGGACAGATGGCCGAGCTGGGGGACGGTGCCCGTGACGAGCATGCCCACCTCGGTGAAGTCCTCGCCCAACGACGTATCGGTAACGCCGTGATCGTGGGTAACGGGGTCAACCAGAGTGCGCTGGCGGAGGCAGCGGAGGCTAACGGCGTTTCCGTGCGCCAGGTCGAGAACGCCGACGCCGCCGTCAACGTCCTCGACCTCAACGTCGAACCCAATGATGTCGTCCTGGTCAAGGCGTCCTACGCCGACGGCCTGTGGAGTGTCGCCGAAGGTCTGTTCGTCGGCGAAGAAGAGAGCAGGTAA
- a CDS encoding UDP-N-acetylmuramoyl-L-alanyl-D-glutamate--2,6-diaminopimelate ligase, translating into MKPPTLSALADLTGGRLVALGESTVPGGAGDVLVTDAAIDARSVAVGGMFMAVPGTRAHGASFAGQSAGSCVLTDGDGLKVLRADGVQTIALVVDDCRAWLGPVAAEIHGHPSRSMTVIGVTGTSGKTTTSYMIERMLLDDHSVGLIGTTGTRINGRAVPTSLTTPEAPTLQGLFARMRDEGVTHVVMEVSSHALVMGRVRGVDFDVTGFTNLSQDHLDFHPTMRDYFQAKSLLFTVPQDPGGVLPASVVCVDDAWGRELAETLDDATTVTTTGVAPASWSVDSVEIGTDGVQHVTVTHPEAPGLPDRPFSFPLSLPGVFNVANAVVALACAGQAGIDVPTAAPKLGDLHVPGRMQAVTVGEGDARYPREFLALVDYAHKPGAVAAALTTLADQLDRAGHGGRIGVVLGAGGNRDHEKRPLMGAEAAKGADLVIVTDDNPRDEEPADIRTEVLAGARDIADSRGVDLREIGDRADAIRASVTWARRGDIVIVAGKGHETGQIVGDTVLEFDDVAVLAQALRDRQDRQEPTR; encoded by the coding sequence GTGAAACCACCCACCCTGTCCGCACTCGCGGACCTGACCGGAGGGCGTCTTGTGGCGCTCGGTGAGTCAACCGTTCCCGGTGGGGCCGGAGACGTCCTCGTGACGGACGCCGCGATCGACGCGCGCTCGGTGGCGGTGGGCGGTATGTTCATGGCGGTGCCGGGGACCCGTGCCCACGGGGCGTCCTTCGCCGGCCAGTCGGCGGGCAGCTGCGTTCTCACCGATGGAGACGGACTGAAGGTGCTCCGGGCGGACGGTGTGCAGACCATCGCACTGGTGGTCGACGACTGCCGTGCCTGGCTCGGACCAGTCGCCGCCGAGATCCACGGACATCCGTCGCGGTCGATGACGGTGATCGGTGTCACCGGTACCAGCGGTAAGACGACCACGTCGTACATGATCGAGCGGATGCTGCTCGACGACCACAGCGTGGGCCTCATCGGGACCACCGGGACCAGAATCAACGGCCGCGCCGTCCCGACATCCCTGACCACACCGGAAGCGCCGACACTCCAGGGGCTTTTCGCCCGTATGCGCGACGAGGGGGTCACCCACGTCGTGATGGAGGTGTCCTCCCATGCCCTGGTGATGGGCCGGGTGCGTGGGGTGGACTTCGATGTCACCGGTTTCACCAACCTCAGCCAGGATCACCTGGACTTCCACCCCACGATGCGGGACTACTTCCAGGCGAAGTCACTTCTCTTCACCGTGCCGCAGGATCCCGGTGGGGTACTCCCGGCGTCCGTCGTCTGCGTCGACGACGCGTGGGGACGGGAACTGGCGGAGACGCTGGACGACGCAACGACGGTGACGACCACCGGCGTGGCACCAGCGTCATGGTCGGTCGACTCGGTCGAGATCGGGACCGACGGTGTGCAGCATGTGACGGTGACGCATCCGGAGGCCCCGGGGCTTCCCGACCGCCCTTTCAGTTTCCCGCTCTCCTTGCCGGGGGTGTTCAATGTCGCGAACGCCGTCGTAGCACTGGCATGTGCCGGACAGGCCGGTATCGACGTTCCCACTGCGGCGCCGAAGCTCGGCGACCTCCACGTTCCCGGCAGGATGCAGGCGGTGACCGTCGGTGAGGGTGACGCCCGCTACCCGCGGGAGTTCCTGGCACTGGTCGACTACGCCCACAAACCCGGCGCCGTGGCCGCCGCGCTGACGACCCTCGCGGACCAGTTGGACCGGGCGGGACACGGGGGCCGCATCGGCGTGGTGCTCGGCGCGGGAGGCAACCGCGACCACGAGAAGCGCCCATTGATGGGGGCTGAGGCGGCGAAGGGTGCGGACCTCGTGATCGTCACCGACGACAACCCCCGCGATGAAGAACCTGCGGACATCCGTACCGAGGTTCTCGCCGGAGCCCGGGACATCGCAGACAGTCGGGGTGTCGACCTCCGCGAGATCGGTGACAGGGCCGACGCGATCAGGGCCTCAGTCACCTGGGCCCGTCGGGGCGATATCGTCATAGTCGCCGGCAAAGGCCACGAGACCGGACAGATCGTCGGTGACACCGTCCTCGAGTTCGACGACGTGGCCGTACTTGCACAAGCACTCAGGGACCGACAGGACAGACAGGAACCGACACGATGA
- a CDS encoding peptidoglycan D,D-transpeptidase FtsI family protein, whose amino-acid sequence MGAASFGKRGAAVLIIVVVLVLALLLRLTWVQLVKGPELSAMASEQRTAVITEPAHRGSIVDRNGQRLSYTMEARSLSVHPHLLESFMEDRHELDPESVSAPEERIDEIAEGLPELLNESDNQTDPDAESESSSGSGSSSDDADGVKADDIRDKLTADSTYEVLVRDVDPDVAEKVSEEYPEITVERQDIRQYPNGAVAQNVIGKISRDNEGQFGLELSQDSRLQGTNGSRTVDVGANGLAIPGSTRDRHPAVDGDAYELTLDLEAQTYIQQLVQQAKDRSGAESASAVVLDATSGEVVSMATSDTINPQGNIDEQLEDGKVFGNRVVQDAYEPGSVAKVMTAAAAIEDGKTTPDEVLQVPGSIDMSGVTVKDAWDHGVVPYTTTGIFGKSSNVGTLMLADRVGEESFWDYVQKFGIGQATDLGLPSETSGYVPDLSQWSGGTFANLPIGQGMSMSLLQMASIYQALANDGVRVTPSIIKSVTDAAGNDIPQDEPESVEVVSPETARTVVDMFRAVNQSDPTGVQQGTAPTAGIEGYQTSGKTGTAQQIDPETRAYSNSDYWITYAGIAPADDPRFVVAIMLDDPERGTDGSGGQSAAPLFRDITSWLLDHYNVPLSPEAAPRLTLEAQ is encoded by the coding sequence ATCGGTGCCGCCAGTTTCGGCAAGCGTGGTGCCGCGGTGCTGATCATTGTCGTCGTCCTGGTCCTCGCACTGCTGCTCAGACTGACCTGGGTACAGCTGGTCAAGGGGCCGGAGTTGTCCGCGATGGCCAGTGAACAGCGCACGGCGGTGATCACCGAGCCGGCCCATCGGGGCAGTATCGTCGACAGGAACGGCCAGCGGCTCTCCTACACCATGGAGGCTCGGTCGTTGTCGGTGCACCCCCACCTTCTCGAGTCCTTCATGGAGGACCGTCATGAGCTTGATCCCGAGAGCGTCTCCGCACCGGAGGAACGGATCGATGAGATCGCCGAAGGACTGCCGGAGTTGCTCAATGAATCCGACAACCAGACCGACCCCGATGCGGAGTCTGAGTCGAGTTCGGGTTCCGGGTCCTCATCCGACGACGCTGACGGGGTAAAAGCCGACGACATCCGGGACAAACTCACCGCCGATTCGACCTACGAAGTCCTGGTCCGCGACGTTGATCCTGATGTCGCGGAGAAGGTCTCCGAGGAATACCCGGAGATCACCGTGGAACGACAGGACATCCGCCAGTATCCCAACGGTGCCGTGGCGCAGAACGTCATCGGCAAGATCAGCCGTGACAATGAGGGCCAGTTCGGTCTGGAACTGTCCCAGGATTCCCGATTGCAGGGCACCAATGGTTCGCGCACCGTCGACGTCGGGGCGAACGGCCTCGCCATCCCCGGTTCGACCCGCGACCGACACCCGGCCGTCGACGGCGACGCCTACGAGCTGACCCTTGACCTGGAGGCCCAGACCTACATTCAGCAACTGGTACAGCAGGCCAAGGACAGGTCCGGCGCCGAATCGGCCTCCGCCGTGGTGCTCGACGCCACGAGCGGCGAGGTGGTCTCGATGGCCACCTCGGACACGATCAATCCCCAGGGCAACATCGACGAGCAGCTCGAGGACGGCAAGGTCTTCGGTAACCGGGTTGTGCAGGACGCCTACGAACCCGGGTCGGTGGCGAAGGTGATGACCGCCGCGGCGGCCATCGAGGACGGCAAGACCACCCCGGACGAGGTGCTGCAGGTCCCGGGCAGTATCGACATGTCCGGTGTGACGGTCAAGGACGCGTGGGACCACGGGGTGGTGCCCTACACCACGACAGGTATCTTCGGTAAGTCCTCTAACGTCGGCACGTTGATGCTGGCGGACCGCGTGGGTGAGGAGAGCTTCTGGGACTACGTGCAGAAGTTCGGTATAGGCCAGGCCACGGATCTGGGCTTGCCCAGTGAGACCAGCGGGTATGTTCCGGATCTGTCGCAGTGGTCAGGTGGTACCTTCGCCAACCTGCCGATCGGGCAGGGCATGTCGATGAGTCTGCTGCAGATGGCCAGTATCTACCAGGCGCTGGCGAACGACGGTGTCCGGGTGACACCGAGCATCATCAAGTCGGTGACCGACGCCGCCGGCAATGACATCCCGCAGGACGAGCCGGAATCGGTGGAGGTGGTCTCGCCGGAGACGGCACGCACGGTGGTCGACATGTTCCGCGCGGTCAACCAGTCGGATCCGACAGGAGTCCAGCAGGGCACTGCGCCGACTGCCGGTATTGAGGGATACCAGACCAGTGGAAAGACAGGCACCGCCCAGCAGATCGACCCCGAGACGCGGGCGTACTCTAACTCCGACTACTGGATCACCTACGCCGGGATCGCTCCGGCGGACGACCCCCGCTTCGTTGTCGCCATCATGCTGGACGACCCCGAGCGCGGGACCGACGGAAGCGGTGGTCAGTCCGCCGCACCGCTGTTCCGGGACATTACGTCCTGGCTGCTTGACCATTACAACGTGCCGCTTTCCCCGGAGGCAGCACCCCGACTGACGCTGGAGGCGCAGTGA
- the mraY gene encoding phospho-N-acetylmuramoyl-pentapeptide-transferase: MTQIIVAALVAFFVSIFLTPVLIRRFSAEGIGQEIREEGLKSHLRKRGTPTMGGIAILAGITAGYVVAVLVGLVTNGTGPGVSGWLVLGLTLALGGLGFTDDYIKVVKGRNLGLNAKAKLAGQLVTALIFGFLVLQFPNADGLKPASTKLSFTRDINTLDLAVGGAVIGTILFLIFIYLVISAWSNAVNLTDGLDGLASGVTAMVLSAYVVITFWQFRNSCSGAAEAGCYAVRDPLDLSMLAAAGLGGCVGFLWWNAAPAKIFMGDTGSLALGGLVAGLSIASRTELLMIIVGLLFVMEAASVVIQVVSFKTTGRRIFRMAPFHHHFEAGGWAETTVTVRFWLLSALFAVVGVAVFYSEWLSNSPL; the protein is encoded by the coding sequence ATGACACAGATCATCGTCGCCGCACTTGTGGCGTTCTTTGTCTCGATCTTCCTCACCCCGGTGCTGATCCGACGATTCTCCGCGGAAGGCATCGGCCAGGAGATCCGTGAAGAGGGACTCAAATCGCACCTGCGCAAGCGCGGCACCCCCACCATGGGTGGTATCGCGATCCTGGCGGGCATCACCGCCGGCTACGTGGTCGCGGTACTTGTCGGCCTGGTGACCAACGGCACCGGCCCCGGGGTCTCCGGCTGGCTCGTCCTCGGGCTGACACTCGCACTCGGTGGACTCGGGTTCACCGACGACTACATCAAGGTCGTCAAGGGGCGGAATCTCGGGCTGAACGCGAAGGCGAAGCTCGCGGGCCAGCTGGTCACCGCCTTGATCTTCGGTTTCCTGGTGCTGCAGTTCCCCAACGCCGACGGGTTGAAGCCGGCGTCGACGAAACTCTCCTTCACTCGGGACATCAACACTCTCGACCTCGCTGTCGGCGGAGCGGTCATCGGCACGATCCTCTTCCTGATCTTCATCTACCTGGTCATCTCCGCCTGGTCGAATGCCGTGAACCTCACCGACGGCCTCGACGGACTGGCATCCGGTGTCACGGCGATGGTCCTGTCGGCCTACGTGGTCATCACCTTCTGGCAGTTCCGTAACTCGTGCTCCGGCGCCGCGGAGGCGGGATGCTACGCCGTGCGGGATCCGCTGGATCTGTCGATGCTCGCCGCTGCCGGGCTGGGTGGCTGTGTCGGGTTCCTGTGGTGGAATGCCGCCCCAGCGAAGATCTTCATGGGTGACACCGGTTCGCTGGCCCTCGGTGGCCTGGTCGCTGGCCTGTCTATCGCGTCCCGGACCGAGCTGCTGATGATCATCGTCGGCCTGTTGTTCGTCATGGAGGCGGCCAGCGTGGTCATCCAGGTCGTGTCCTTCAAGACCACCGGGCGACGCATCTTCCGTATGGCGCCGTTCCACCACCACTTCGAGGCCGGGGGGTGGGCGGAGACCACGGTCACCGTCCGGTTCTGGCTGCTGTCGGCGTTGTTCGCCGTCGTCGGCGTGGCGGTGTTCTACTCCGAGTGGCTGAGTAACTCACCACTCTGA